A window of the Nocardia sp. NBC_01329 genome harbors these coding sequences:
- a CDS encoding TetR/AcrR family transcriptional regulator: MKHATTLRAPRRLRADAARNQQRIVEAASELFADRGLEITLDDVAERAGVGVGTVYRRFANKKELIAEVFEHSLGAFAEAAEASRDHPDPWLSLVEFVEYACRHLATNRGFSEVILELDLETERFHGLRDRIKPAVAAIVGRAREAGVLQPDIEPSDLFALIHMVDGLAEFAKPVNPEIWRRYMAIVLNGIRADDVARRQLPVRALTDDEVDRAKTANAAPCVGRRR; the protein is encoded by the coding sequence GTGAAACACGCCACGACCCTGCGCGCACCCCGGCGACTGCGCGCCGACGCCGCACGCAATCAGCAACGCATCGTCGAGGCGGCCAGCGAACTGTTCGCCGATCGCGGGCTGGAGATCACTCTCGACGACGTCGCCGAGCGAGCCGGCGTAGGTGTGGGCACGGTCTACCGCCGTTTCGCCAACAAGAAGGAACTCATCGCCGAGGTCTTCGAACACAGCCTCGGCGCGTTCGCCGAAGCCGCCGAAGCCAGCCGCGACCACCCGGATCCCTGGCTGAGTCTTGTCGAGTTCGTCGAATACGCGTGCCGCCACCTGGCCACGAATCGCGGATTCAGCGAGGTCATCCTCGAACTGGACCTCGAGACAGAACGTTTCCACGGCCTGCGCGACCGGATCAAACCCGCCGTCGCAGCGATCGTCGGCCGGGCCCGCGAAGCAGGGGTCCTGCAACCCGATATCGAACCGTCGGACCTCTTCGCGTTGATCCATATGGTGGACGGCTTGGCCGAATTCGCCAAACCGGTCAATCCCGAGATCTGGCGGCGCTATATGGCCATCGTCCTCAACGGAATCCGCGCGGATGACGTAGCCCGCCGGCAACTACCGGTCCGCGCACTGACCGACGACGAAGTCGACCGAGCGAAGACGGCCAACGCCGCCCCGTGCGTCGGCCGCCGCCGCTGA